CCTGGGAATAATCCAGCTCGGCCAGCAGGGCCCGGGAGAATTCCTCAATCATCCGGGCGAGGCCGTATTGCTTGGCCCAGTCCAGCCTGCGCTCGGCCAGCAGGCTCAGGTCCTTCAGAATCTCAAGGTCCCTGGTCATGGTCCGCATGACGCCGGGGCGTTGGATTTTGACGGCAACACTCTGCCCGCCATGCAGCACCGCCCGGTGAACCTGCCCGATGGAAGCAGCAGCAAGCGGGCTGTTCTCAAAATATTCGAAGACCGCATCAATCCGCTGGTCCAGTTCTTGTTCAATAATGTTGCGCGCTGTCTCCGCCGAGAAGGGCGGCACATTGTCCTGAAGCTTGACCAGCTCCTGGATGATCGAATCGGGCAGCAGGTCGGAGCGCGTGCTGGCCAGCTGGCCCAGCTTGACGAAGGTCGGCCCCAGCTCCTCCAGCACCCGGCGAATCCTTTCACCGAGCGTCACGCTCTCATGAACCTCCTGGGTAATAATCCGGCGCGGGAGCGACAAGAGATGATACAGTCCCAGTTCCTCCACCATATAGCCGAAGCCATGACGCATAAGCGCCATGGCTATTGCCCGGTAACGTCCGGCATGTCTGATACGGACCGCCATTTATTCCGCTGGCGTGTCCGGCGCAGGGTTCTCCCGGGGCGATGCCCCCTCCAGCTCGGCCACACGGCTCTCCAGCAAGGCAATGCGCGATTCCAATGCGGCGATGTCGGCCTGAACCGGCACCTTAAGCTCCTTCAGCACCCGCTGGACCTGCTCATGCACAGCAGATTTGAACGCTCCCCGTTCTTCATCCCCGCGCTCAATAAGCCGGTCTACCAGCGCCTTGGATTCGGAAGGCGCCAGCTCTCCCCGCTTGACCAGCTCGTCTACAACCTTCTCCACTTTCTCCTTACTGACAATGGTGAGGCCCACTCCTAAAGAAATGGCTTTCTTGAATAAATCACTCATGACAATTCCCTCCCAAAGATTGCAGTTATGGATAAAGTATACCCCTTAGCCCGCCATTTCACAAAATAACCCTGCAAAGCGGGGCTTGCAAACCTAATCTCACGATTATCTCGGAATCCGCGCGGCCCAGGTGGCCGCCTGCAGCAGCAGCCGGCGGACAGCCGGATGATGGAAGGTCGGCTCATGATGCCCCGGCATCAGGAAGACTACCCGCCCCTGGCCGTAGCTGTGGCACCAGGCCGCAGGCACCCGCTCGCCGTCTGCCTCGTACTCGAGCAGAATGGTCTTCTCGGTGAACGGATCGAACTCGAACCGGTACGGCTCTTCGTCAAGCTGGAAATCCTCAATACCCTCGGTGATAACATGCTCATGCACCTTGAAATCCAGCGTAGTATACGGCGGATGGCCGGTGAATCTTCCGCCGAATAACTGGGCCAGCTCATAACGCTTTGCCAGCGATATCCCCGTATGCAGGACAATCAGGCCTCCGCCTCCGCTGACATAACTGAGCAGACCCGCGGTCTGCTGCGGAGATACCGATTCATTCCATAACTCATTATAAGCAATACAGAGATCATATCCGGCCAGATGCTCGCCCAGCAGCAGCTTGCGGTTCTCCGAGCACTGTACCGTCAGCAGCTCATTCAGAATCCCGCTGACCTGCTTGTCCACTCCCTGCAGCGGGTGGAAACGGGGGTGTGTGTAATCTCCTAATAATAGGCACTTTCTCTTATCCATAGGGCTCCTCCTCAAATCTTATCTTTATAGTGATGCCATTCTTCACCGCCGGTTCGCCGCAAGATACTGCCCCAGGCTGACCAGCATACTGCCCATCCGCTCACGCTCCGGCATGATAATCCGTTGCACGCCCTCTTCCTTCAGCGCCTCCGAGGTCACCCTGCCGACAGACACAGCCAGCACCTTGTCCTCCAGAGCCTGAACAAGGGCTTCAAGCCGTCCCTGTTCCCGGGCATGCTGCGCCAGGAAGCGGAACTGCGGCGCGCTGGTGAACGCTACCGCATCCACCTGTCCTGTGGTAATCTCATTAAGCAGCTGCTCCAGCGCCCCCGGCTCAGGCTCGGTATACCGGTAGGGCTGCACACAGCCAACGGTAGCCCCCGCCTGCTCCAGCCACCCGGTGAGCTGCGGCGCGGTCTCCCCGTGCAGCTGCAGCATGACCCGCTTGCCCCGGAGATTCCACCCCTGTAAGCCCCGGATCAGGCCGGCATTGCTGCCGTCATCATCGCGCACCGCCGGCTCAAGCCCCCGCTTCTTCAGCGCGTTCACGGTCTTGTAGCCGCGCGCTGCAACCGGTGAGGCGGAGAGAACCTCCAGGAAGCGCTCCGCCATTCCCAGCTTCCCGGCCGTTTCGAACAGGGCTTCAAGCCCCATGCCGGTAGTCAGCACAGCCAGATCCGGCGGCTGCTCCACCCATGCCTTCAGCCCGTCATGCAAGGCGGCGTCATCCACGAAGGATGTTCCCTGAGCCGGACGGTGCAGGGCGGTCCCGCCCATATTCTCAACCAGCTTCGCCATTTCCTCCGCTTTGCGCGGACCGGCCAGGGCAACAGTCAGCCCCTTCAATTGCTCTGCCATCAACGATTCTCCCCTCATCACCCCGTATTGTTGCTTATCAGTATACTTGTAAAAGCAGGTAAAAGAAAAGACCGTTCCGGATTTTTCCCCTGAATCTGTTGCTTTGCAGAAGCCCGCCTGTGCACAACAAAAGACCGTCCGGATACGAACGGCCTCTCTTCAGGTAATGACCGGAACGCGGCCTCTAATTCTTACGCTGGCTCTTGCTCCGGCAAGCCGGGCACACACCGCCGAATACAACATGTGTATGGGTGATGGAGTAGCCGGTATCGGCTGCAACCGAGTCCATCCACTCCTGCGGCACCTGGCTCATCACCTCATCCACTGCGCCGCACACCTCGCAGATAATATGCTGATGGTCGTCCAGACGGGCATCGTAACGGCTCGCCGCCTCCCCCAGCTTCAGCTCGCGGATCATCTGCTTATCCGACAGATAACGCAGGGAATTATAGACGGTTCCATAGGCCAGGTTATGTCCCTGCTCAACGAGCCGGTTCATCACCTCCGCTGCGGTCGGATGGTCATGGGAATTACGAACGATATCATAAACGGCTTGGCGTTGAGCGGTTAAGTTCAGGGTCTTCATTGTAATCATCCTCTGACTTGTTTTTAGATCAAGTATAAATTCTGCTGCTGCCATCGTCAATCTGTTCCATTATTGTCAGCCTCTGCGGCCGCCCGGACGCTGCTTGATCATTCCCGGATATCTGGTACTTCCTGCCTCTTTTCATGCACCTGCTGCCGGGGGCGGGGGCGTTTCTTTTTACAAGAGAGTGGTAATAAATGAGATGGATACCGACTAGGAGGGATAACCTATGGGTTCACAGGAATATCATTCGCAAGGCCTGCCGCAATTTCCGGAATCCTTCTGGAGAGGCAGCACGGAGCTTCCGTCTTTTCCGAAGCTGGCTGAGAATCATGTCACCGACGTTGCGATTGTAGGGGCAGGCATTACCGGTATCACCACCGCGTATCTGCTGTCCAAGGCCGGATATAAGGTAACTCTGCTGGAGGCTGGCGGGATTCTCAATGGAACTACAGGGTTCACCAGCGCCAAAATCTCCGCCCAGCACGGAATGATCTACGATGATCTGCTGAAGCATTTCGGAGAAGAGCAGGCCCGGATGTATTATCAGTCGAACCATGAGGCCATGGAATGGATGATTGCCACTGCGGAGGAGCTCGGCCTGGACTGCGGGATGAAGCAGGAAGCCGCCTATCTGTACGCGGATAAGGAAGACGCGAAGAAGCTGAAGGAGCTGGAGGCCGAATTCGCGGCGTACCAGAAGCTGGGCATCCCCGGCGAATGGCTGGATGCGGTGCCGCTGCCGCTGGGCGCAGGCGGGGCGATCCGGCTGTCCGGGCAAGCCCGATTCCACCCGCTGCACTATCTGAAGGGGCTGCTGCAGGCAGTGCTGGACCGGGGAGGCCAGATCTATGAGCATA
This region of Paenibacillus sp. FSL K6-1096 genomic DNA includes:
- a CDS encoding phasin family protein, which encodes MSDLFKKAISLGVGLTIVSKEKVEKVVDELVKRGELAPSESKALVDRLIERGDEERGAFKSAVHEQVQRVLKELKVPVQADIAALESRIALLESRVAELEGASPRENPAPDTPAE
- a CDS encoding uroporphyrinogen-III synthase; this translates as MAEQLKGLTVALAGPRKAEEMAKLVENMGGTALHRPAQGTSFVDDAALHDGLKAWVEQPPDLAVLTTGMGLEALFETAGKLGMAERFLEVLSASPVAARGYKTVNALKKRGLEPAVRDDDGSNAGLIRGLQGWNLRGKRVMLQLHGETAPQLTGWLEQAGATVGCVQPYRYTEPEPGALEQLLNEITTGQVDAVAFTSAPQFRFLAQHAREQGRLEALVQALEDKVLAVSVGRVTSEALKEEGVQRIIMPERERMGSMLVSLGQYLAANRR
- a CDS encoding transcriptional repressor, producing MKTLNLTAQRQAVYDIVRNSHDHPTAAEVMNRLVEQGHNLAYGTVYNSLRYLSDKQMIRELKLGEAASRYDARLDDHQHIICEVCGAVDEVMSQVPQEWMDSVAADTGYSITHTHVVFGGVCPACRSKSQRKN
- a CDS encoding ThuA domain-containing protein codes for the protein MDKRKCLLLGDYTHPRFHPLQGVDKQVSGILNELLTVQCSENRKLLLGEHLAGYDLCIAYNELWNESVSPQQTAGLLSYVSGGGGLIVLHTGISLAKRYELAQLFGGRFTGHPPYTTLDFKVHEHVITEGIEDFQLDEEPYRFEFDPFTEKTILLEYEADGERVPAAWCHSYGQGRVVFLMPGHHEPTFHHPAVRRLLLQAATWAARIPR